The proteins below come from a single Candidatus Methylomirabilota bacterium genomic window:
- a CDS encoding ABC transporter ATP-binding protein: protein MTPLLEVTGISRRFGGLQAVRDLSLSVAPDEVLGLIGPNGAGKTTAFNLLSGFLAPDRGQIRFAGRSIVGLPPHAICRLGLCRTFQIVRPFPRLSVLDNVRVGALSRRARMEDARARAREVIEQVGLGGKVDHAAGALTLAERKRLELARALATEPRLLLLDEVMAGLNPTEIEAIVALVKRINASGIAILLIEHNMRAVMSLSHRIAVLNFGEKIVEGEPAAVANHPRVIEAYLGEEYVHAPSR, encoded by the coding sequence GTGACGCCGCTGCTGGAGGTCACCGGCATCTCCCGCCGCTTCGGCGGCCTGCAGGCGGTGCGCGACCTCTCGCTCTCGGTGGCGCCCGACGAGGTGCTCGGGCTCATCGGCCCGAACGGCGCGGGCAAGACCACCGCCTTCAACCTGCTCTCGGGCTTCCTCGCGCCGGACCGCGGGCAGATCCGCTTCGCCGGCCGGTCCATCGTGGGCCTCCCGCCCCACGCGATCTGCCGACTCGGCCTCTGCCGCACGTTCCAGATCGTCCGGCCGTTCCCCCGTCTGTCCGTGCTGGACAACGTGCGGGTGGGCGCGCTGTCCCGCCGGGCCCGGATGGAGGACGCCCGGGCCCGGGCGCGCGAGGTCATCGAGCAGGTCGGGCTCGGAGGCAAGGTCGACCACGCCGCGGGCGCCCTCACGCTGGCCGAGCGCAAGCGCCTCGAGCTGGCGCGGGCGCTGGCCACCGAGCCGCGCCTCCTGCTGCTCGACGAGGTGATGGCCGGGCTCAACCCGACCGAGATCGAGGCCATCGTCGCGCTGGTCAAGCGCATCAACGCCTCCGGCATTGCGATCCTGCTGATCGAGCACAACATGCGCGCGGTGATGTCGCTGTCCCATCGCATCGCGGTGCTGAACTTCGGCGAGAAGATCGTGGAGGGCGAGCCGGCGGCGGTGGCCAATCATCCGCGGGTGATCGAGGCGTACCTCGGCGAGGAATATGTCCACGCTCCTTCGCGTTGA
- a CDS encoding ABC transporter ATP-binding protein, whose protein sequence is MSTLLRVDGIEVGYGDMTAVRDVSLEVREGETVALIGANGAGKTTTLRAVSGLLPLRRGRIEFEGQRLDGRSSAQIVARGVAHVPEGRQLFPTMTVRENLELGARTPEARGRVADSLAEVFDLFPRLRERTAQLAGTLSGGEQQMCAIGRGLMARPRLLMLDEPSLGLAPVMVKAIFEDLARINGRGITILLVEQNVLRSLRLAHRGYVLENGRMTLSGPRDELLASGHIKQAYLGL, encoded by the coding sequence ATGTCCACGCTCCTTCGCGTTGACGGCATCGAGGTCGGCTACGGCGACATGACCGCGGTGCGCGACGTCTCGCTCGAGGTGCGCGAGGGCGAGACGGTGGCGCTGATCGGCGCCAACGGAGCGGGCAAGACCACGACCCTGCGCGCGGTCTCCGGGCTCTTGCCCCTGCGCCGCGGCCGCATCGAGTTCGAGGGCCAGCGTCTCGATGGGCGGAGCTCGGCGCAGATCGTGGCCCGCGGGGTGGCCCACGTGCCGGAGGGCCGGCAGCTCTTCCCGACCATGACGGTGCGCGAGAACCTCGAGCTGGGGGCCCGGACCCCGGAGGCCCGCGGTCGGGTGGCCGACTCCCTCGCGGAGGTCTTCGATCTCTTCCCCCGGCTGCGGGAGCGCACCGCGCAGCTCGCGGGCACCCTGTCGGGCGGCGAGCAGCAGATGTGTGCGATCGGCCGCGGCCTCATGGCCCGGCCGCGGCTCTTGATGCTGGACGAGCCGAGCCTCGGTCTGGCTCCGGTGATGGTGAAGGCGATCTTCGAGGATCTGGCCCGCATCAACGGCCGGGGCATCACGATCCTGCTGGTCGAGCAGAACGTCCTGCGGTCGCTCCGCCTGGCCCACCGGGGCTATGTCCTCGAGAACGGGCGGATGACGCTCTCCGGGCCGCGGGACGAGCTGCTGGCCAGCGGGCACATCAAGCAGGCCTACCTGGGTCTCTAG
- a CDS encoding branched-chain amino acid ABC transporter permease, which produces MKWLAAAALAVLLALPAVLSSYAVTVFIFIFFYAFLGQAWNIVGGYAGQLSAGHAAFVGLGAYASALLSAEVGLTPWIGMLVGGVLSAALGTVVGYLGFRFGLRGFYFVLLTVAFAEVCRIVALNTDAVGGALGYYITFTGNPRQFQFQDNRVYYYVALGLMLMATLVVAAIERRRFGAYLIAIREDEGACEALGVNTFRYKMLAMVVSSFLTGVGGTFYAFYLFSLQPNAVFGIPLSVEIIIRPIVGGAGTVLGPILGSFILSPLAEVARVYFGQGGWSGVHLIAYGILLIAVVLFLPQGAYPALRRLWARPAAR; this is translated from the coding sequence ATGAAGTGGCTGGCCGCGGCGGCCCTCGCGGTCCTGCTGGCGCTGCCCGCGGTGCTCAGCTCCTACGCGGTCACCGTGTTCATCTTCATCTTCTTCTACGCCTTCCTCGGCCAGGCCTGGAACATCGTGGGCGGCTACGCGGGTCAGCTCTCGGCCGGCCACGCCGCGTTCGTCGGCCTCGGAGCCTACGCCTCGGCCCTGCTCTCCGCGGAGGTCGGGCTCACCCCGTGGATCGGCATGCTGGTGGGCGGAGTGCTCTCCGCGGCGCTCGGGACGGTGGTGGGGTATCTGGGTTTTCGCTTCGGCCTGCGCGGCTTCTACTTCGTGCTCTTGACCGTGGCGTTCGCGGAGGTCTGCCGCATCGTGGCGCTCAACACCGACGCGGTCGGCGGCGCCCTCGGCTACTACATCACGTTCACCGGCAACCCGCGCCAGTTCCAGTTCCAGGACAATCGCGTCTACTACTACGTCGCGCTCGGTCTGATGCTGATGGCCACCCTGGTGGTGGCCGCGATCGAGCGGCGGCGCTTCGGCGCCTACCTCATCGCGATCCGCGAGGACGAGGGCGCCTGCGAGGCCCTGGGGGTCAACACCTTCCGCTACAAGATGCTGGCCATGGTGGTGTCGTCGTTCCTCACCGGAGTGGGCGGCACCTTCTACGCCTTCTACCTGTTCTCGCTGCAGCCCAACGCGGTGTTCGGCATCCCGCTCTCGGTGGAGATCATCATCCGGCCCATCGTGGGCGGCGCGGGCACCGTGCTCGGGCCGATCCTCGGCTCGTTCATCCTGAGCCCGCTCGCCGAGGTCGCCCGCGTCTACTTCGGCCAGGGCGGCTGGTCGGGCGTTCACCTGATCGCCTATGGGATTCTGCTGATCGCGGTCGTGCTCTTCCTGCCCCAGGGCGCCTATCCCGCGCTCCGCCGCCTCTGGGCCCGCCCGGCCGCACGGTGA
- a CDS encoding branched-chain amino acid ABC transporter permease, which produces MNGLLFGGVYSLMAVGLTLIFGVMRVVNFAHGDMMVWGMYLAWLLATRAGIDPYVGFVGCAAVLFVTGVIVQRLLVDRIVDAPHEMQILLMLGVALVLENAALVAFGPDPQRVRSPLRAATLWLGPIFVDVARLVTFVLAIVLTFALYLFLQRTDLGRTMRAAADNAYGALVIGADVRRVYAAAFGIGAACVGAAGALVSPILPFQPAGGLSLSVASFNIVIIGGMGSLPGAFLGGLLVSVAESLGAVFLSPSMKELVSFSLLIVILLVRPAGLFGRAPV; this is translated from the coding sequence CTGAACGGGCTCCTGTTCGGCGGCGTCTACAGCCTCATGGCGGTGGGCCTCACGCTGATCTTCGGCGTGATGCGGGTGGTGAACTTCGCCCACGGCGACATGATGGTGTGGGGGATGTACCTGGCCTGGCTGCTGGCCACCCGCGCCGGGATCGATCCCTACGTGGGCTTCGTGGGCTGCGCGGCGGTGCTGTTCGTGACCGGGGTGATCGTCCAGCGCCTCCTGGTGGACCGGATCGTGGATGCCCCGCACGAGATGCAGATCCTGCTGATGCTGGGCGTGGCGCTGGTGCTGGAGAACGCGGCGCTCGTCGCCTTCGGCCCCGATCCCCAACGGGTGCGCTCGCCGCTGCGCGCCGCGACCCTCTGGCTGGGGCCGATCTTCGTGGACGTGGCCCGGCTGGTGACCTTCGTCCTCGCGATCGTGCTGACCTTCGCGCTGTACCTCTTCCTGCAGCGCACCGATCTGGGTCGCACCATGCGCGCGGCCGCCGACAACGCCTACGGCGCCCTCGTCATCGGCGCCGACGTGCGGCGCGTCTACGCGGCGGCCTTCGGCATCGGGGCGGCCTGCGTGGGCGCGGCGGGGGCGCTCGTCTCGCCGATCCTGCCCTTCCAGCCCGCGGGCGGGCTCTCGCTGTCGGTGGCCTCGTTCAACATCGTGATCATCGGCGGCATGGGCAGCTTGCCCGGCGCCTTCCTCGGCGGTCTGCTCGTGTCGGTAGCCGAGTCGCTCGGCGCGGTATTCCTGAGCCCGTCCATGAAGGAGCTGGTGAGCTTCTCGCTCCTGATCGTCATCCTGCTCGTCCGGCCCGCCGGGCTCTTCGGCCGGGCTCCCGTATGA